AAGATGTGTTTTACAAGTTATTCTGTACCTCTTCTCGAATCCGTAACTGCTATTTTAGAAGATATCGGACTGCGGCCTAAGAATACAGCAAAAAATAGGGTTTACTTGTACAGCTTGGATCAATTGAATAAATATTTCAAAAAGGTGGGGAGTAGCAATCCTCGCTATTCGAATATTTACAATAATTTTTGTAAGTCTTTATAATTAAATAGTTTACGGAGAGGTAGGCCAGTGGTTTAAGCCAGCGGTTTGCTAAACCGCCATACGCTTGAAAAGGTGTATCGAGAGTTCAAATCTCTCCCTCTCCGCCACTTTTGTCACAATTTGCAACCTAAAAAAGGTTGTCATTTTAGTTGTCATTTAGGTTGTCATTTGTTATAATATAGCCATGCCATTTATCCCTAAATACAAAATAACAGATAAACTCCTTAATAACATCTCACGGATTATGGCCGAAAGAGAGGTCATAGAACATTCCAAGCTTATTCCCAAATGGGAGCTGAGCCTGAAAAAAGAAGCCCTCATTCATAGCGCCCACTCATCTACGCGCATTGAGGGTAATAAACTTACCCTTCGGCAGGTACAAGCCCTTGCCGAACATAAAGAAGTTGTTGCCTCAGCAAAAGATAAGCAAGAGGTCCTAAATTATCTGAAAGCTTTAGATTTAATCCCAAAATATGTCGCGAAAAAAATCGATACAAGCCTTGTATTGACCATCCATAAAACCGTTACCGGAGGGACGCTGAGAGATCCGAAATATTGTGGCGCATTTAGAGACAGGCAGGTTTATGTCGGGAAAAGGGTCTTTGACGGCACACAGTTCAAGGAAGTGGTTGAATATATGCCCCCTCCCACAAAAGACGTACCTCGTCTTACAGAGGATTTTTTAGAATGGTTTAATTCCGGCAGAACCAAGGATATTAACCCTGTGATCTTAGCGGGCATTGTCCATTACGAAATAGCAAGAATCCATCCCTTTATCGACGGCAACGGC
The nucleotide sequence above comes from Candidatus Omnitrophota bacterium. Encoded proteins:
- a CDS encoding Fic family protein, translated to MPFIPKYKITDKLLNNISRIMAEREVIEHSKLIPKWELSLKKEALIHSAHSSTRIEGNKLTLRQVQALAEHKEVVASAKDKQEVLNYLKALDLIPKYVAKKIDTSLVLTIHKTVTGGTLRDPKYCGAFRDRQVYVGKRVFDGTQFKEVVEYMPPPTKDVPRLTEDFLEWFNSGRTKDINPVILAGIVHYEIARIHPFIDGNG